The sequence below is a genomic window from Entelurus aequoreus isolate RoL-2023_Sb linkage group LG15, RoL_Eaeq_v1.1, whole genome shotgun sequence.
ATACATGAAGAACTAACATGAAAAACATCACGAAAAACTTTATGAAAACATGATAAAACTTTATGAAGTACATGAAGAACTACCATGAAAAACATCATGAAAACATGAAAAACTTTATGAAAACATGATAAATTTCATGAAAACATGAAGAACTAACATGAAAAACTTTATGAAAACATGATAAACTTCATGAAAATCTTTATTATAACCTCATGAAATATCATGAAAAACTTCCTAAAACATGAAAAACTTCATGAAACATGGAGTACACCATGAACAACTTCATGACAAACTTTACTAAGACCTCATAAAATATCATGAAAAACTTCATGTAACATGAACAACTAAACACTTGATGAAAACATCTTGAAACATCATGAACAACTTTGTGAAACTTGACAAACTTTCTACAAACTTCAATGAAACATGACAAACTTGCTAAAAAACATCGTGGTAAAAAGCAAAACGTCATGTGAACTTCATGAAAAATATCCTGACATGTCCTGAAATACGTTGAAATACGATGAAATATGATGAAATATGATGAAATACGTTGAAACACGATGAAATATGATGAAATATGCAGAAAATAAATCATGACGTCTACCAGAACTTGGCAGCTGGCGGGATGTTCAACCGCTGACGCGCGACTAGCGGGCAGTAGCGGCGCGTGTGGGCGTGGTCTCCTGTtgcgtcacacatgggacaggtGTACCTCCGCAGGACAGGACACAACACCTTGCCGTCGTCCGCCTTCAGTTTGTGGGATCGGTAGACGTCGGCCGCCTCTCCGTTTTGCTTGCAGAAGTGGCACAAGTCCGGTGGCCCCCCCGTGCGCCCCCCGGTGAGGCTGCAGGTCGAGCGGCGAGTTGGCGCCGCGGCAGGTGGCGGCTTCTTTTGATCCTCCGCATCCGTCTGGCGGCCGCTGCGCATGCGCAGCAGCAGACCGGCCAGGTCCATGTAGTCGCGCCACATGTCAAAGAGGGGGGCGTCCGGCACGCTGGGGGGTTGGCGGGAAGTCATGCTTGTTCGCGTGATTGACACGTGCCGGGAGCGTGCCATTTATTTGATCCCcgccaccccccacaccccccgcGCGCGCCCCTCCttcaggtgtgctgcaggtgtgctgTAGATGTGCTGCAGGTGTGCTTACAAAGGAAAACCACTCTTGGGTGATGAAAGGTGTGTCAGTTTATTGAAGATGAAATTATGGTAATTATGGACATTGGGGGTCAATGTGGAGCCACACAAGTAAAAGGAAcatttttcataattttacagatgttttttttttataacttccgTTAACATTCATCAAGTTTTTTTGCGCTTTGGCAgaatttttcttttgcatttgctTAATTGATCCTGCAGCGTTTATACGATTGCAGTATTTTTCATGATGATTTTCATGTTAGTACTTCATGCATTTCATAAAGTTGTATCATGTTTTCATGAGGTTGTTCATGTTTTCATAATGTT
It includes:
- the nanos2 gene encoding nanos homolog 2; the protein is MTSRQPPSVPDAPLFDMWRDYMDLAGLLLRMRSGRQTDAEDQKKPPPAAAPTRRSTCSLTGGRTGGPPDLCHFCKQNGEAADVYRSHKLKADDGKVLCPVLRRYTCPMCDATGDHAHTRRYCPLVARQRLNIPPAAKFW